One Pseudomonas entomophila genomic window carries:
- a CDS encoding GspL/Epsl periplasmic domain-containing protein, producing MKREWRRRTPLRPWLLLRPGPVWDWMLVEQGVATRQGQGMPPAGLSARVALIVPGEHCSHFQLAAPPGLKREEWPLLLEDRLLQGADEVDCACIGRSPGQLRLLVVARQRLLEWRAQCVEWSLPVERCWGEFQLLPEPETGECWQWRRGERLLHFGKGAEGRVHWLAWPDSLGQVPTMVWPAGARCLVEGDWPKALAPLEGLPGLFEARSPRQFPRLAPVQRRLALACMALVVTWGGLWLAQQWRQAQAYREQVLAVTGPQATPRQAAQALKRLRDSHGEEQLRLRQLDGLQAQLQAWLQANPGWRLQAVRFDGRYWRLALEGDGAIPPWQEMATAAGAQVQVEEGARHVVFDLEVAT from the coding sequence GTGAAACGTGAGTGGCGGCGCCGAACGCCGCTGCGGCCATGGCTGTTGCTGCGTCCGGGCCCGGTGTGGGACTGGATGCTGGTGGAGCAGGGCGTCGCCACGCGTCAGGGGCAGGGCATGCCGCCTGCGGGCCTGTCGGCGCGGGTCGCCTTGATTGTTCCGGGTGAGCATTGCAGTCACTTCCAGCTGGCCGCGCCGCCTGGGCTCAAGCGCGAGGAGTGGCCGCTGTTGCTGGAGGACCGGCTGTTGCAGGGGGCGGACGAAGTGGATTGTGCCTGTATCGGCCGGTCCCCGGGTCAACTGCGGCTTTTGGTGGTGGCCCGGCAGCGGTTGCTTGAATGGCGTGCGCAGTGCGTCGAATGGTCGTTGCCTGTCGAGCGTTGTTGGGGGGAGTTCCAGTTGCTGCCCGAACCTGAAACGGGGGAGTGCTGGCAATGGCGGCGCGGCGAAAGGCTGTTGCATTTTGGAAAGGGGGCCGAGGGGCGTGTCCATTGGCTGGCCTGGCCCGACTCACTCGGCCAGGTGCCCACCATGGTTTGGCCGGCAGGTGCGCGGTGTTTGGTGGAGGGAGACTGGCCCAAGGCGCTGGCGCCATTGGAGGGCCTGCCTGGTTTGTTCGAGGCGCGAAGCCCACGCCAGTTTCCCCGGCTGGCGCCGGTACAGCGACGGCTCGCCCTGGCCTGCATGGCATTGGTTGTCACCTGGGGGGGGCTCTGGCTGGCCCAGCAATGGCGCCAGGCTCAGGCCTATCGTGAGCAGGTGCTGGCCGTGACCGGCCCGCAGGCCACGCCACGTCAGGCGGCCCAGGCGCTCAAGCGCTTGCGTGACAGTCACGGCGAAGAGCAACTGCGTCTGCGTCAGCTGGACGGGTTGCAGGCGCAGTTGCAGGCCTGGCTGCAGGCGAACCCTGGCTGGCGGTTGCAGGCCGTGCGTTTCGATGGTCGGTATTGGCGCCTGGCGCTGGAAGGAGACGGAGCGATTCCACCCTGGCAGGAAATGGCGACGGCCGCAGGTGCCCAGGTACAAGTCGAGGAGGGCGCCCGTCACGTGGTGTTCGACCTGGAGGTGGCCACATGA
- a CDS encoding NUDIX hydrolase, translated as MKFCSACGQPVTQRIPEGDSRPRYVCDHCQTIHYQNPNIVAGVLPTWGSQVLLCRRAIEPRRGFWTLPAGFMENGETLDQAARRETIEEACARVGETSLYQLFDLPHINQVHVFFRAELTDLDFAVGVESLEVRLFEEHEIPWSELAFRTVTRTLECYYRDRIRQLYPIGHEYLPPMNVSSSTT; from the coding sequence ATGAAATTCTGCAGCGCGTGCGGCCAGCCGGTCACCCAACGCATCCCCGAAGGCGACAGCCGCCCGCGGTATGTCTGCGACCATTGCCAGACCATCCACTACCAGAACCCCAACATCGTCGCCGGGGTGCTGCCCACCTGGGGCAGCCAGGTGCTGCTGTGCCGGCGCGCCATCGAGCCGCGCCGGGGCTTCTGGACCTTGCCCGCCGGTTTCATGGAGAACGGCGAAACCCTCGACCAGGCCGCTCGTCGCGAAACCATCGAGGAAGCCTGCGCCCGGGTGGGTGAAACCTCCCTGTACCAACTGTTCGACCTGCCGCACATCAACCAGGTGCACGTGTTCTTCCGCGCCGAGCTTACGGACCTGGATTTCGCCGTGGGCGTCGAGAGCCTGGAGGTGCGGTTGTTCGAGGAACATGAGATCCCATGGAGCGAGCTGGCTTTCCGGACCGTCACACGCACACTAGAATGCTACTATCGCGACCGCATCAGGCAGCTCTACCCGATTGGCCATGAATACCTGCCGCCGATGAACGTCTCGTCGTCCACCACCTAA
- the gspM gene encoding type II secretion system protein GspM, producing MSGEWLHRRRMLLAWLLIALLACFLVFREGLGYWRELAQWRVLAESVVGMRSGPTLSLERLRQSAQARQVALLEVQAQDDGWQVRGKVGDAQALQDWLQMLRTEGARLVQWGLSREGDGLHFDVQVQP from the coding sequence ATGAGCGGCGAATGGTTGCATCGACGGCGGATGCTGCTGGCCTGGCTGTTGATTGCGTTGCTGGCGTGCTTCCTGGTGTTTCGTGAAGGGCTCGGTTATTGGCGGGAGCTGGCGCAATGGCGCGTCTTGGCCGAATCGGTGGTCGGGATGCGAAGCGGGCCGACACTGAGCCTTGAGCGCCTGCGCCAGTCGGCCCAGGCCCGGCAAGTCGCGTTGCTCGAAGTCCAGGCGCAGGATGACGGTTGGCAGGTGCGGGGCAAGGTCGGCGATGCCCAGGCCCTGCAGGACTGGCTACAGATGCTTCGCACGGAGGGCGCTCGGTTGGTGCAGTGGGGGTTGTCGCGAGAGGGCGACGGGCTGCACTTCGATGTGCAGGTGCAGCCTTGA
- a CDS encoding type II secretion system protein GspI, producing MKCRQQGFTLLEVSVALAIAALLAVITSQVLRQRLAVQDTVQQHRLGVLCARELQARFVVEQYWPATNQGAGELAQGAQVCHWRLQLRRTGVRDLRRGELLLYADRDQRLPLGQYTVFLERP from the coding sequence ATGAAGTGCAGGCAACAGGGTTTCACGCTGCTTGAAGTGAGCGTCGCGCTGGCGATCGCCGCCCTGTTGGCGGTGATCACCAGCCAGGTCCTGCGCCAGCGCCTGGCGGTGCAGGACACGGTGCAGCAGCATCGACTTGGCGTGCTCTGCGCGCGTGAGTTGCAGGCGCGGTTCGTCGTCGAGCAGTACTGGCCTGCGACCAATCAGGGCGCTGGCGAGCTGGCACAGGGTGCCCAGGTCTGCCATTGGCGCTTGCAGTTGCGGCGCACAGGTGTGCGTGACCTTCGCCGCGGTGAACTGCTGTTGTATGCCGACCGGGATCAGCGCCTGCCACTGGGGCAGTACACCGTGTTCCTGGAGCGTCCATGA
- a CDS encoding general secretion pathway protein GspN: MSRRAGAWLGLVFCLSVLVELPAAWLAWMSGLPAEGVMGSLWQGQAMRLGAVGPLRWELRPWRRDAQVWMGFQGQGWRLHASGWPWHWQAEVEALGAQPSVAQGYRLAGQWQGALHLQGSGGRCREAQGRIEVNDLALVEPWSLGLGQGGIEMDCADGWRVSGLLAEDGQHRLAVDADLLARRAQVTIDVQPDAGLTPVLRGVQWLGAEVLQGQREVRW, encoded by the coding sequence TTGAGCCGGCGTGCGGGGGCCTGGCTGGGGCTGGTGTTCTGCCTGAGCGTGCTGGTCGAGCTGCCTGCGGCTTGGCTGGCATGGATGAGCGGGCTGCCGGCGGAGGGCGTGATGGGGAGCCTGTGGCAAGGGCAAGCGATGCGCCTGGGGGCGGTTGGCCCCTTGCGTTGGGAGCTGCGACCGTGGCGCCGGGACGCGCAGGTATGGATGGGGTTCCAGGGGCAGGGATGGCGCTTGCATGCCAGTGGCTGGCCCTGGCACTGGCAAGCCGAGGTCGAGGCTTTGGGGGCCCAGCCCAGTGTCGCTCAAGGGTATCGCCTGGCCGGGCAGTGGCAAGGCGCGCTGCATCTGCAAGGAAGCGGCGGGCGATGTCGTGAGGCGCAGGGGCGGATCGAGGTGAATGACCTGGCGCTGGTCGAACCGTGGTCGTTGGGGCTGGGGCAGGGCGGTATCGAGATGGACTGCGCGGATGGCTGGCGCGTCTCAGGCCTTCTGGCCGAGGACGGGCAGCATCGATTGGCAGTGGACGCTGATCTGTTGGCGCGGCGGGCCCAGGTGACAATCGACGTGCAGCCCGATGCGGGGCTGACACCGGTGCTGCGCGGTGTGCAGTGGCTGGGCGCCGAAGTGTTGCAAGGGCAGCGGGAAGTCAGGTGGTAG
- a CDS encoding L,D-transpeptidase family protein: MRWLLALFCLSVASVSQAAFTETIIRKPPSAVQPAATVPQGPMIDKVLVLKSERRLQLISRGEPLKTYRISLGKQPKGAKEREGDKKTPEGLYWLDWRKVSDRYNLAMHISYPNITDAAKARRDGVAAGSMIMIHGTPINEEYPEWYFHTLDWTEGCIAMRNDDMREVWSMVKDGTMIEIRP; encoded by the coding sequence ATGCGCTGGTTGCTTGCCCTCTTCTGCCTCAGTGTCGCCTCGGTGTCGCAGGCTGCCTTCACCGAAACCATCATTCGCAAGCCGCCGTCGGCCGTACAACCTGCCGCGACCGTCCCCCAGGGCCCCATGATCGACAAGGTGCTGGTGCTCAAGTCCGAGCGCCGTTTGCAACTGATCAGCCGCGGCGAACCGCTCAAGACCTACCGCATCTCACTAGGCAAGCAGCCCAAGGGCGCCAAGGAGCGCGAAGGTGACAAGAAGACTCCCGAAGGCCTGTACTGGCTGGACTGGCGCAAGGTCAGCGACCGCTACAACCTGGCCATGCACATCTCCTATCCGAACATCACCGATGCCGCCAAGGCCCGGCGAGACGGAGTGGCGGCCGGCAGCATGATCATGATCCACGGCACGCCGATCAACGAGGAGTACCCGGAGTGGTACTTCCACACCCTCGACTGGACCGAAGGCTGCATCGCCATGCGCAACGACGACATGCGCGAGGTGTGGAGCATGGTCAAGGACGGCACCATGATCGAGATCCGGCCCTGA
- the gspG gene encoding type II secretion system major pseudopilin GspG, with protein MQQRHKRQGGFTLMEIMVVIFIIGLLIAVVAPSVLGNQDKAMKQKVMADLATLEQALDMYRLDNLRFPSNEQGLAALAKKPTQEPLPRSWRSDGYIRRLPEDPWGTPYQYRMPGEHGRVDVYSLGADGMPGGEGLDADLGNWAL; from the coding sequence ATGCAGCAACGACACAAGCGCCAGGGTGGCTTCACCTTGATGGAGATCATGGTGGTGATCTTCATCATCGGCCTGCTGATCGCCGTGGTCGCGCCCAGCGTGCTGGGCAACCAGGACAAGGCGATGAAGCAGAAGGTGATGGCCGACCTGGCCACCCTGGAGCAGGCGCTGGACATGTACCGCCTGGACAACCTGCGTTTCCCCAGCAACGAACAGGGCCTGGCCGCGCTGGCGAAGAAACCCACCCAGGAGCCGCTGCCGCGCAGCTGGCGCAGCGATGGCTATATCCGCCGCCTGCCGGAAGATCCGTGGGGCACGCCGTACCAGTACCGCATGCCCGGTGAACATGGCCGGGTCGATGTGTATTCGCTGGGCGCCGATGGCATGCCGGGCGGCGAAGGGCTGGATGCCGACCTGGGCAACTGGGCGCTGTGA
- the gspH gene encoding type II secretion system minor pseudopilin GspH, with translation MRRQGGFSLLELLVVLAIAGLMSSLAVAWLDSGNAGVEQALERLATATVAQGELARHAGQLRGLRWNGQHPEFVRQERGRWTVEPVALGEWPKGLRPDWPSSPAPVLVFTPDGWARPGSVRWHWADGSQGWYWGRDGRLQVSRAQ, from the coding sequence GTGCGTCGCCAGGGTGGTTTCAGTCTGCTCGAACTGCTGGTGGTGCTGGCCATCGCCGGGTTGATGAGCAGCCTGGCCGTGGCCTGGCTCGACAGCGGCAATGCCGGTGTCGAGCAGGCGCTGGAGCGTTTGGCGACTGCCACCGTGGCCCAGGGCGAGCTGGCGCGTCATGCCGGGCAGTTGCGTGGCCTGCGCTGGAACGGCCAGCACCCGGAGTTCGTGCGCCAGGAGCGTGGACGCTGGACGGTCGAGCCGGTCGCCCTGGGCGAGTGGCCCAAGGGCCTGCGCCCAGACTGGCCGAGCAGCCCGGCGCCGGTGCTGGTGTTCACCCCCGACGGTTGGGCCCGGCCCGGCAGTGTGCGTTGGCATTGGGCCGATGGCAGCCAGGGCTGGTACTGGGGCCGTGACGGCCGTCTGCAGGTGAGCCGCGCCCAATGA
- a CDS encoding prepilin-type N-terminal cleavage/methylation domain-containing protein — protein MRRRQAGMSLIELMVALALTALLGLLLAALVNGWLRVRERLDQPQRETQVVDFCLALERRFDSPVLRRVYEQRLPLPVRWLDWQPDRQQLLWVAAAAWPQAEGGARLQRQRLRFAPREQQLLVETSADLYAAAAPHWVLRERLERVSAMSLLYHQSGQWLAWPSDQPTHPGRGVRLEFVRDGAPYACTFVLPWGRS, from the coding sequence ATGAGGCGAAGGCAGGCGGGCATGAGCCTGATCGAACTGATGGTGGCTTTGGCGTTGACCGCGTTGCTGGGCTTGCTGCTGGCGGCGCTGGTCAATGGCTGGCTGAGGGTGCGTGAGCGGCTCGATCAGCCGCAGCGGGAAACCCAGGTGGTGGACTTCTGCCTGGCGCTTGAGCGGCGCTTCGACAGCCCGGTGCTGCGCCGCGTATATGAACAACGTCTGCCCTTGCCGGTGCGCTGGCTCGATTGGCAGCCCGATCGCCAGCAACTGCTCTGGGTGGCTGCCGCGGCGTGGCCGCAGGCCGAAGGCGGTGCGCGCCTGCAACGTCAGCGCCTGCGTTTCGCACCGCGTGAGCAGCAGTTGCTGGTGGAAACCTCCGCCGACCTGTATGCCGCCGCCGCCCCGCACTGGGTGTTGCGCGAACGGCTGGAGCGGGTCAGTGCGATGAGCCTGCTTTACCACCAGTCCGGCCAGTGGCTGGCCTGGCCTTCCGATCAACCGACGCACCCCGGGCGGGGTGTGCGCCTGGAGTTCGTGCGTGATGGAGCGCCTTATGCCTGTACCTTCGTGCTGCCCTGGGGGCGCTCGTGA